From Coffea arabica cultivar ET-39 chromosome 10e, Coffea Arabica ET-39 HiFi, whole genome shotgun sequence, one genomic window encodes:
- the LOC140015076 gene encoding uncharacterized protein: MGVTSPVPKVPLGQALSSEFFSCQFGRNTKRLLLHVAVEHRQVKIFNHIIELIGNNTKAFAELQADKGNNILHLAAKLASTSQVASVPGPAFQMQLEFQWFKAVEAIVYYELRIKKNDKGKTPRELFSDTHEKLLKNAKGLTKDLSNSCMVVATLVATVAFAAMITAPGGNDSEEKFPNLW, from the exons atgggcGTGACATCTCCTGTTCCAAAAGTGCCCCTGGGACAAGCTTTATCATCTGAATTCTTTTCCTGTCAATTTG GAAGAAACACCAAACGGTTGTTATTGCACGTGGCCGTCGAGCATCGCCAAGTGAAAATATTTAATCACATAATAGAGTTGATCGGAAATAATACAAAGGCCTTTGCCGAATTACAAGCTGATAAGGGAAATAATATCCTTCATTTGGCGGCAAAATTGGCTTCTACATCTCAAGTCGCTTCTGTGCCAGGTCCTGCATTTCAGATGCAGCTAGAATTCCAATGGTTCAAG GCCGTGGAAGCAATAGTCTATTACGAGTTAAGGATAAAAAAGAATGACAAAGGAAAAACTCCTCGAGAATTATTCTCTGATACCCATGAAAAGTTGCTAAAGAATGCAAAGGGATTGACGAAGGATTTATCAAACTCGTGCATGGTGGTAGCTACTCTGGTCGCAACAGTTGCATTTGCTGCTATGATCACCGCACCCGGTGGCAATGATAGTGAGGAGAAATTtccaaatttgtggtga